One window of the Archangium primigenium genome contains the following:
- a CDS encoding Gldg family protein, giving the protein MTSGPSPASGVSALYGGALGVLLLGERVAGGGRARLGLGALGGALLVLALLWSRARVGRASGEGRVLERWRGRLFLLGALGVGLHFLRAEGALHALGPEWTQRVSVLVPVLLVLALGPLGWLEWAVGGLGRAPVLELGRVRAALRAGLGLALALVFAFSTQYVATRLDVSWDLAYFRTTRPGEATRGLVRQLRGPVEVTLFFPPANDVGQAVAQYLRELARESPLLVVEVLDQAVEPGRARELGVGENGSVVFSRDARRERLKLPLDLPTARGALQRLDEEVFRRLREVSRPRRVLYLTTGHGERSLRARDATALEGATPGMSRLEEWLRVLNVEVRPLGVAEGLETDVPGDAAVVALVGPAREPSAAELAALRRYVERGGRLWLALEPDGPDLATLLEPWGLRVSGVPLAHAQRFLRQSHQRSDHANLVTSTFSPHAAVSTLAALGAEASVVFSGATALEVLQPLPRDVTVDVTVKAAPETFQDGDRDFTAGPEEPRSAWPLAVAWERKRPGAAASRVVLLGDADVLTDAAPRGYGNAYLLVDTVLWLLGEEALAGALSNEEDVPVRHTRRQDAVWFYSAVFLAPALVLGVGGLVTRRRRGGRR; this is encoded by the coding sequence ATGACGTCCGGTCCGAGTCCGGCCTCGGGGGTGTCCGCGCTGTATGGCGGGGCGCTCGGCGTGCTGCTGCTCGGCGAGCGGGTGGCGGGCGGCGGTCGGGCGCGTCTGGGGCTCGGGGCGCTGGGCGGGGCGCTGCTCGTGCTCGCGCTGCTCTGGAGCCGGGCGCGGGTGGGGCGGGCCTCGGGCGAGGGGCGGGTGCTGGAGCGCTGGCGGGGCCGGCTCTTCCTGCTCGGGGCGCTGGGCGTGGGGTTGCACTTCCTCCGGGCGGAGGGCGCTCTCCACGCGCTGGGGCCCGAGTGGACCCAGCGCGTGTCGGTGCTCGTCCCCGTGCTGCTGGTCCTGGCGCTGGGGCCGCTCGGGTGGCTGGAGTGGGCGGTGGGGGGCCTGGGGCGTGCGCCGGTGCTGGAGCTGGGCCGGGTGCGCGCGGCGCTGCGCGCGGGCCTGGGCCTGGCGCTCGCGCTCGTCTTCGCCTTCTCCACCCAGTACGTGGCCACGCGGTTGGATGTCTCGTGGGACCTCGCGTACTTCCGCACCACCCGGCCCGGAGAGGCCACGCGCGGGCTCGTGCGCCAGCTGCGGGGGCCCGTGGAGGTGACGCTCTTCTTTCCGCCCGCCAACGACGTGGGCCAGGCGGTGGCGCAGTACCTGCGGGAGCTCGCCCGCGAGTCGCCGCTGCTCGTCGTGGAGGTGTTGGACCAGGCGGTGGAGCCGGGCCGGGCGCGGGAGCTGGGCGTGGGGGAGAATGGCTCGGTGGTGTTCAGCCGGGACGCGCGGCGCGAGCGCCTGAAGCTGCCCCTGGACCTGCCCACCGCGCGCGGGGCGCTCCAGCGGCTGGACGAGGAGGTGTTCCGGCGGCTGCGCGAGGTGTCGCGGCCCCGCCGGGTGCTGTACCTGACGACGGGGCATGGCGAGCGGAGCCTCCGGGCCCGGGACGCGACGGCGCTGGAGGGCGCGACGCCGGGCATGTCCCGACTGGAGGAGTGGCTGCGGGTCCTCAACGTGGAGGTGCGCCCGCTCGGCGTCGCGGAGGGACTGGAGACGGACGTGCCCGGGGACGCGGCGGTGGTGGCCCTGGTGGGACCCGCGCGCGAGCCCTCCGCCGCGGAGCTGGCCGCGCTGCGCCGATACGTGGAGCGCGGGGGCCGGTTGTGGCTCGCGCTGGAGCCGGACGGGCCGGACCTGGCGACGCTGCTCGAGCCCTGGGGCCTGCGCGTGTCCGGTGTGCCCCTGGCCCACGCGCAGCGCTTCCTGCGCCAGAGCCACCAGCGGAGCGATCACGCGAACCTGGTGACGTCGACGTTCTCCCCGCATGCCGCCGTGTCCACCCTCGCCGCGCTGGGGGCGGAGGCGTCCGTGGTCTTCTCCGGCGCGACGGCGCTCGAGGTGCTCCAGCCGCTGCCCCGGGACGTGACGGTGGACGTGACGGTGAAGGCCGCGCCGGAGACGTTCCAGGACGGCGACCGGGACTTCACCGCCGGGCCCGAGGAGCCCCGGAGCGCCTGGCCCCTGGCGGTGGCGTGGGAGCGCAAGCGTCCGGGCGCGGCGGCCTCGCGGGTGGTGCTGCTGGGGGACGCGGACGTGCTCACGGACGCGGCGCCCCGGGGCTACGGCAACGCCTACCTCCTGGTGGACACGGTGCTCTGGCTGTTGGGCGAGGAGGCCCTGGCCGGCGCCTTGTCGAACGAGGAGGACGTGCCCGTGCGGCACACCCGGCGGCAGGACGCGGTGTGGTTCTACTCGGCCGTCTTCCTCGCGCCCGCGCTGGTGCTGGGCGTGGGTGGACTGGTGACGCGGCGGCGGCGTGGGGGGCGTCGATGA
- a CDS encoding ABC transporter permease, translating to MRRALLIARRELGASLRTFQGYLIIALVLAVDGLLFNAYALSGVSKRSSEVVSLFFLFSSGTTMVASVFISMRLLAEERQAGTLPLLASSPVKDHEIVLGKFLAALVFLSLLTLSTVFMPLLVLVHGRLSLGHIAAGYLGLLLLGSASLAIGTLGSALARNQVLAAVFSGCMLVALLTCWWLARITEQPLSDVFGALALWNQHFPPFQAGVVHVRDVVYYLLVTYVALFAATRVLEARRWR from the coding sequence ATGAGGCGCGCCCTGCTCATCGCGCGCCGGGAACTCGGGGCCTCGCTGCGCACCTTCCAGGGCTACCTCATCATCGCCCTGGTGCTGGCGGTGGATGGGCTGCTCTTCAACGCCTACGCGCTGAGCGGGGTGAGCAAGCGCTCCTCGGAGGTGGTGTCGCTCTTCTTCCTGTTCTCCAGCGGCACCACGATGGTGGCCTCGGTCTTCATCTCCATGCGGCTGCTCGCCGAGGAGCGCCAGGCGGGCACGCTGCCCCTCCTGGCCTCCTCGCCGGTGAAGGACCACGAGATCGTCCTGGGCAAGTTCCTCGCGGCGCTCGTCTTCCTGTCGCTGCTGACGTTGTCCACGGTCTTCATGCCGCTCTTGGTGCTCGTGCACGGTCGGCTGTCGCTCGGGCACATCGCGGCGGGCTACCTGGGCCTGCTGCTGCTCGGAAGCGCGTCGCTGGCCATCGGCACGCTGGGCTCGGCGCTCGCGCGCAACCAGGTGCTGGCCGCCGTGTTCTCCGGGTGCATGCTGGTGGCGCTGCTCACCTGCTGGTGGCTCGCGCGCATCACCGAGCAGCCCCTGTCGGATGTCTTCGGCGCGCTGGCGCTGTGGAACCAGCACTTCCCGCCCTTCCAGGCCGGCGTGGTGCACGTGCGTGACGTCGTCTACTACCTGCTCGTCACCTACGTGGCCTTGTTCGCCGCCACGCGGGTGCTCGAGGCCCGGCGGTGGCGATGA
- a CDS encoding ABC transporter ATP-binding protein: MIQVEGLTKYYGDRAAIRDLSFDIARGEVVGFLGLNGAGKSTTLRILGCVLLPTSGRARVEGLDVGAESHAVRQRIGYLPDTPPLYEEMDVGDFLAFVARLRGVPSRQVAARVAEAEEKTGLGEVDTAPIASLSHGYRQRVGLAQAIVHRPALVLLDEPGAGLDPQQLVEMRALLRGLRGEHTVLVSSHLLPEISQTCDRLLILKDGELVARGTEAELARRWGGGGFIEVEVRGPRERVVEVLSPWGEVRVRSEAADVVTLEVVAPAEARPQVARALVEAGLELLRLDRGVESLEALFLRLTGRPEDAA, encoded by the coding sequence ATGATCCAGGTGGAGGGGCTGACCAAGTACTACGGCGATCGGGCGGCCATCCGCGACCTCTCCTTCGACATCGCGCGAGGGGAAGTCGTGGGCTTTCTCGGGCTCAACGGCGCGGGCAAGTCCACGACGCTGCGGATCCTCGGGTGCGTGCTGCTGCCCACCTCCGGGCGGGCGCGGGTGGAGGGACTGGACGTGGGGGCCGAGTCGCACGCGGTGCGCCAGCGCATTGGTTACCTACCGGACACGCCACCGCTCTACGAGGAGATGGACGTGGGGGACTTCCTCGCGTTCGTGGCGCGGCTGCGGGGCGTGCCCTCGCGGCAGGTGGCCGCCCGGGTCGCCGAGGCCGAGGAGAAGACGGGCCTTGGCGAGGTGGACACGGCGCCCATCGCCTCGCTCAGCCATGGCTACCGGCAGCGCGTGGGCCTGGCCCAGGCGATCGTGCATCGGCCGGCGCTGGTGCTGCTCGACGAGCCGGGCGCGGGCCTGGATCCCCAGCAGTTGGTGGAGATGCGTGCCCTGCTGCGGGGCCTGCGGGGCGAGCACACGGTGCTCGTCTCCAGCCACCTGTTGCCGGAGATCAGCCAGACGTGTGACCGGCTGTTGATCCTCAAGGACGGGGAGCTGGTGGCGCGGGGCACGGAGGCGGAGCTGGCGCGGCGCTGGGGTGGCGGGGGCTTCATCGAGGTGGAGGTGCGGGGCCCCCGCGAGCGCGTGGTGGAGGTGCTGAGTCCCTGGGGCGAGGTGCGCGTGCGGAGCGAGGCGGCGGACGTGGTGACGCTGGAGGTGGTCGCCCCCGCCGAGGCGCGGCCCCAGGTGGCGCGGGCCCTGGTGGAGGCGGGGCTCGAGCTGCTGCGCCTGGACCGGGGTGTGGAGTCGCTCGAGGCGCTCTTCCTGCGGCTCACCGGACGCCCGGAGGACGCGGCATGA
- a CDS encoding Isoquinoline 1-oxidoreductase subunit — translation MSHRPETLAAALAGAGALCTVLALACAGRGNVPASPTESLPPVSAQELRAPELFARIPSRPERSRALFLEASRVMLHPRCTNCHPAGDSPLQGERGEAHNPPVFRGAADQGVPGLECTSCHQDHNLSHARVPGAPKWHLAPRVMAWVGLTPRALCEQLKDRRRNGDKSLEQIIEHSAHDELVAWGWSPGWDRPPAPGTQEQFGALIAAWVRDGAECPTEEARP, via the coding sequence ATGAGTCATCGTCCGGAAACCCTCGCCGCCGCGCTCGCGGGAGCCGGTGCCCTGTGCACCGTGCTCGCACTGGCCTGCGCGGGCCGCGGCAACGTGCCCGCCTCCCCCACCGAGAGCCTGCCGCCCGTGAGCGCCCAGGAGTTGCGCGCGCCGGAATTGTTCGCGCGCATCCCCTCCCGCCCCGAGCGCTCGCGCGCCCTGTTCCTGGAAGCCAGCCGCGTGATGCTCCACCCGCGCTGCACCAACTGCCACCCCGCCGGGGACTCGCCCCTGCAAGGCGAGCGGGGCGAGGCGCACAATCCGCCCGTCTTCCGCGGCGCCGCGGACCAGGGCGTGCCCGGCCTGGAGTGCACGTCCTGCCACCAGGACCACAACCTCTCGCACGCGCGTGTCCCGGGCGCGCCCAAGTGGCACCTCGCCCCGCGCGTCATGGCGTGGGTGGGGCTCACCCCGCGCGCCCTGTGCGAGCAGCTCAAGGACCGCCGGCGCAATGGCGACAAGAGCCTGGAGCAGATCATCGAGCACTCCGCGCACGACGAGTTGGTCGCGTGGGGCTGGTCGCCCGGATGGGACCGACCCCCCGCGCCCGGAACCCAAGAACAGTTCGGGGCACTGATCGCCGCCTGGGTGCGCGACGGCGCCGAGTGCCCGACCGAGGAGGCACGGCCATGA
- a CDS encoding (2Fe-2S)-binding protein: MSIHLTLNGTERELEVDPEMPLLWALRDVLGLTGTKYGCGQALCGACVVHLDGEAVRACVTPVSRAEGRRVTTIEGLSPDGSHPLQKAWVELAVPQCGFCQAGQIMTAAALLSKKPQPSDTEIDQSMSGNLCRCGTYPRIRCAIKKAAGVTCE; this comes from the coding sequence ATGAGCATCCACCTGACGTTGAATGGCACCGAGCGCGAGCTGGAAGTCGACCCGGAGATGCCGCTGCTGTGGGCCCTCCGGGACGTGCTCGGGCTCACGGGGACCAAGTACGGCTGCGGCCAGGCGCTGTGCGGCGCGTGTGTGGTGCACCTGGACGGCGAGGCCGTGCGCGCCTGCGTCACCCCCGTGAGCCGCGCCGAGGGCCGCCGGGTCACCACCATCGAGGGCCTGTCGCCCGACGGCTCCCATCCCCTGCAGAAGGCCTGGGTGGAGCTGGCCGTGCCCCAGTGCGGCTTCTGCCAGGCGGGGCAGATCATGACCGCCGCGGCGCTGCTCTCCAAGAAGCCCCAGCCGAGCGACACGGAGATCGACCAGTCCATGAGCGGCAACCTCTGCCGCTGCGGCACCTACCCGCGCATCCGCTGCGCCATCAAGAAGGCCGCGGGGGTGACCTGTGAGTAA